One window of the Paramagnetospirillum magnetotacticum MS-1 genome contains the following:
- a CDS encoding phosphoserine transaminase codes for MSDVSKPAAKPANPNFSSGPCAKRPGWTVDALKDTPVGRSHRAKIGKTKLEELINRTRSVLGIPADYRIGIVPASDTGAVEMAMWSLLGARGIDALAWESFGEGWVTDITKQLKIEDTRVFKAPYGTLPNLAEVDCDRDVVFTWNGTTGGVRIPNGDWIKSDRKGLTICDATSAVFAMDMPWDKLDVVTWSWQKVLGGEGAHGMLVLSPRAVERLETYKPSWPLPKIFRMTKGGKLIEGIFKGETINTPSMIAVEDQIDALKWAESIGGLKTLIARSEANLKAVQSWLDASSWAANLADDAKVRSCTSICMIVKAPFFAKLSPDDQAAAAKKIVTLLDKEGVAFDIGAYRDAPAGLRVWGGATVETADVEKLLPWLDWAFAQVKAEFEPKVS; via the coding sequence ATGAGCGATGTTTCCAAGCCGGCTGCCAAGCCCGCAAATCCCAATTTCTCTTCCGGCCCTTGCGCCAAGCGACCCGGTTGGACGGTCGATGCGCTGAAGGACACGCCTGTCGGCCGGTCGCACCGCGCCAAGATCGGCAAGACCAAGCTGGAAGAGCTGATCAACCGCACCCGTTCCGTGCTGGGCATTCCCGCCGATTACCGTATCGGCATCGTGCCTGCGTCCGATACCGGCGCCGTCGAGATGGCCATGTGGTCGCTGCTCGGCGCACGCGGCATCGACGCCCTGGCCTGGGAAAGCTTCGGCGAGGGCTGGGTGACCGACATCACCAAGCAGCTCAAGATCGAGGACACCCGCGTCTTCAAGGCGCCCTACGGCACTCTGCCCAATCTGGCCGAGGTGGATTGCGACCGTGACGTGGTCTTCACCTGGAACGGCACCACCGGCGGCGTCCGGATCCCCAACGGTGACTGGATCAAGTCCGACCGCAAGGGCCTGACCATTTGCGACGCCACCAGCGCGGTGTTCGCCATGGACATGCCCTGGGACAAGCTGGACGTGGTTACGTGGTCCTGGCAGAAGGTTCTGGGCGGCGAGGGTGCCCACGGCATGCTGGTGCTCAGCCCCCGCGCCGTCGAGCGTCTCGAGACCTACAAGCCGTCCTGGCCGCTGCCCAAGATCTTCCGCATGACCAAGGGCGGCAAGCTGATCGAAGGCATCTTCAAGGGCGAGACCATCAACACGCCCTCCATGATCGCCGTGGAAGACCAGATCGACGCCCTGAAATGGGCCGAGTCCATCGGTGGCCTCAAGACCCTGATCGCCCGCTCGGAGGCCAATCTCAAGGCCGTGCAGTCCTGGCTGGACGCATCCTCCTGGGCCGCCAATCTGGCCGATGATGCCAAGGTGCGGTCCTGCACCTCCATCTGCATGATCGTCAAGGCGCCGTTCTTCGCCAAGCTTTCGCCCGATGATCAGGCGGCGGCGGCCAAGAAGATCGTCACCCTGCTCGACAAGGAAGGGGTGGCCTTTGATATCGGCGCCTATCGCGACGCTCCCGCGGGCCTGCGGGTCTGGGGCGGCGCCACGGTGGAAACTGCGGATGTCGAAAAGCTCCTGCCCTGGCTTGACTGGGCCTTCGCCCAGGTCAAAGCCGAGTTCGAGCCCAAGGTCTCCTAA
- a CDS encoding YkgJ family cysteine cluster protein: MSSSFDAAAALQSMTSARSGVANSPLRDASFNAVRSLVGAALARGLDASIAAVGEAQALAERLWAQVRATPAFALGTPKAACGKGCGWCCHQRVGATATEVLYIAEKLRKRPEAQPLMERLAAWTGGRPCVFLIDNACAIYDLRPFKCRGLYHTDARWCMGTYAKLDAPIFGPAPSAEHQMPPKDVFDGAVFGLAHPLHMAGRDCPGVDFIPALKAVINRPDAAQAWWRGEAVFPAETRLHDWFPPVTGRIKPGKKRR, translated from the coding sequence ATGTCCAGTTCCTTCGATGCCGCAGCGGCACTTCAATCCATGACCTCGGCCCGATCGGGTGTGGCGAATTCGCCCCTCCGGGACGCCTCGTTCAATGCCGTGCGCAGTTTGGTCGGTGCGGCCTTGGCCAGGGGGCTGGACGCCTCCATCGCCGCCGTGGGCGAGGCCCAGGCCCTGGCCGAGAGGCTATGGGCCCAGGTCCGCGCCACGCCAGCCTTCGCACTGGGCACGCCCAAGGCCGCCTGCGGCAAGGGCTGCGGCTGGTGCTGCCACCAGCGGGTCGGCGCCACCGCCACCGAGGTGCTTTATATCGCCGAGAAACTCCGCAAGCGCCCCGAGGCCCAACCGCTCATGGAACGGCTGGCGGCCTGGACTGGCGGGCGGCCCTGCGTGTTCCTGATCGATAATGCCTGCGCCATCTACGATCTGCGCCCGTTCAAGTGCCGGGGCCTGTATCACACGGATGCCCGCTGGTGCATGGGCACCTATGCCAAGCTCGACGCGCCGATTTTCGGCCCCGCGCCCAGCGCAGAGCACCAGATGCCGCCCAAGGACGTGTTCGACGGCGCCGTCTTCGGGCTGGCCCATCCCCTGCACATGGCCGGGCGCGACTGCCCCGGCGTGGATTTCATTCCGGCCCTGAAGGCGGTCATCAACCGTCCCGACGCAGCCCAGGCCTGGTGGCGCGGCGAGGCGGTCTTCCCCGCCGAAACCCGCCTGCACGACTGGTTCCCACCGGTGACGGGCCGGATCAAGCCCGGAAAGAAGCGCCGCTGA
- the glmM gene encoding phosphoglucosamine mutase, with amino-acid sequence MTRKLFGTDGIRGTANTDPMTAEMAMKLGMAAGRHFTRGEHRHVVVIGKDTRLSGYLIEPALTAGFISVGMDVVLLGPLPTPAVAMLTRSMRADLGVMISASHNPYQDNGIKLFGPDGFKLSDEDELTIEAAMFNGLESCRVGSDHLGRAKRLDDAAGRYIEYAKFTFPRGLRLDGLKIVVDCANGAAYKVAPTVLWELGAEVIPVAVNPDGFNINKNCGSLHTETMREQVVTHGAHLGIALDGDADRVVLCDEQGHLIDGDQLMALIGDLWHRSGQLKGGGIVATVMSNLGLERFLGQRGLKTIRTNVGDRYVLEHMRREGFNVGGEQSGHIILSDHSTTGDGLVAGLQVLAALVQSGKPASEMLRLFTPLPQVLKNVRVSKGSVAEVLAAPAVEAAIKDAEARLVGQGRLLIRKSGTEPLIRVMAEGEDQTLVEATVDGIVEHIRQVAG; translated from the coding sequence ATGACGCGCAAGCTGTTCGGCACCGACGGGATCAGAGGCACCGCCAATACCGACCCCATGACGGCCGAGATGGCCATGAAACTGGGCATGGCGGCGGGCAGGCACTTTACCCGCGGCGAGCATCGTCATGTGGTGGTGATCGGCAAGGATACCCGTCTGTCGGGCTATCTGATCGAACCGGCCCTGACGGCGGGTTTCATCTCGGTGGGCATGGATGTGGTGCTGCTGGGCCCGCTGCCCACCCCTGCGGTGGCCATGCTGACCCGGTCCATGCGCGCCGATCTGGGCGTGATGATCTCGGCGTCGCACAATCCCTATCAGGACAACGGCATCAAGCTGTTCGGCCCCGACGGGTTCAAGCTCTCCGACGAAGATGAGCTGACCATCGAGGCGGCCATGTTCAACGGGTTGGAGTCCTGCCGGGTGGGCTCGGACCATCTGGGCCGCGCCAAGCGCCTGGACGATGCGGCGGGCCGCTATATCGAATACGCCAAGTTCACCTTTCCGCGCGGTTTGCGCCTGGACGGGTTGAAGATCGTGGTCGATTGCGCCAACGGCGCCGCCTACAAGGTCGCCCCCACCGTTCTGTGGGAATTGGGCGCCGAGGTGATCCCCGTGGCGGTCAATCCCGACGGTTTCAACATCAACAAGAATTGCGGCTCGCTGCATACCGAGACCATGCGCGAGCAGGTGGTGACCCACGGTGCCCATCTGGGCATCGCGCTCGATGGCGATGCCGACCGGGTGGTGCTGTGCGACGAGCAGGGGCATCTGATCGATGGTGATCAGCTGATGGCGCTGATCGGTGATCTATGGCACCGCTCCGGCCAGTTGAAGGGCGGCGGCATCGTCGCCACCGTGATGTCCAATCTCGGGCTGGAACGTTTCCTGGGGCAACGGGGCTTAAAGACCATCCGCACCAATGTGGGTGACCGCTATGTCCTCGAGCATATGCGCCGAGAGGGCTTCAATGTGGGCGGCGAGCAGTCGGGCCATATCATCTTGTCCGACCATTCCACCACCGGCGACGGCCTGGTGGCGGGGTTGCAGGTCCTGGCGGCGCTGGTTCAGTCGGGCAAGCCAGCCAGCGAGATGCTGCGCCTGTTCACGCCGCTGCCCCAGGTGCTGAAGAATGTGCGGGTGTCCAAGGGCTCTGTGGCCGAGGTTCTGGCGGCCCCCGCCGTCGAGGCGGCCATCAAGGACGCCGAGGCTCGGCTGGTGGGCCAAGGCCGCCTGCTGATCCGCAAATCGGGGACCGAACCGCTGATCCGGGTGATGGCCGAAGGCGAGGATCAGACCCTGGTCGAGGCCACCGTCGACGGCATCGTGGAACACATCCGCCAAGTGGCGGGCTGA
- the thiD gene encoding bifunctional hydroxymethylpyrimidine kinase/phosphomethylpyrimidine kinase: protein MQGRVLIIAGSDSGGGAGIQADIKAVTCLGGYAATAVTALTAQNTLGVTGIHEVPPEFVWAQMEAVLGDIGADCIKTGMLASAAIVEVVAVALEELAPEVPLVLDPVMVAKGGAALLADSAAGELVKRLVPRARLLTPNIPEAEVMLGRTIAGVEDLERAALDLLDLGPQAVLLKGGHLEGDDLVDVLAEAGGIRRFTGRRIQTRSTHGTGCTLASSIAAGLAQGMELGDAVERARAYLMRAIETAPGLGAGHGPLNHGHTVSGASFRA from the coding sequence ATGCAGGGACGGGTTCTGATCATCGCTGGCTCGGATTCCGGCGGTGGGGCCGGTATCCAGGCCGATATCAAGGCGGTCACCTGTCTGGGGGGATACGCCGCCACGGCGGTGACCGCGCTGACCGCCCAGAACACGCTTGGGGTGACGGGTATTCATGAGGTGCCGCCGGAATTCGTCTGGGCTCAGATGGAAGCGGTGCTGGGCGATATCGGCGCCGATTGCATCAAGACCGGCATGCTGGCCTCGGCGGCCATTGTTGAGGTGGTCGCCGTCGCGCTGGAGGAACTGGCCCCCGAGGTTCCTTTGGTTCTCGATCCGGTGATGGTCGCCAAGGGCGGCGCCGCCCTGCTGGCCGATAGCGCGGCCGGGGAACTGGTGAAACGGCTGGTGCCAAGGGCCCGGCTGCTGACCCCCAATATTCCCGAAGCGGAGGTGATGCTGGGGCGCACCATCGCCGGTGTGGAGGATCTGGAGCGGGCAGCTCTCGATCTGCTGGATCTGGGACCCCAGGCCGTGCTGCTCAAGGGCGGGCATCTGGAAGGCGACGATCTGGTGGATGTGCTGGCCGAGGCTGGGGGCATCCGCCGCTTTACGGGGCGGCGTATCCAGACCCGCTCGACCCACGGCACCGGCTGCACCCTGGCGTCAAGCATCGCCGCTGGGCTGGCCCAGGGCATGGAACTCGGTGATGCGGTGGAGCGTGCCAGAGCTTATCTGATGCGCGCCATCGAGACCGCGCCGGGATTAGGCGCTGGTCACGGCCCGCTCAATCACGGGCACACGGTCAGCGGCGCTTCTTTCCGGGCTTGA